The sequence taaaattttcacaacaaacttACTCTCTCAATTCAGGAGTATATCCTTTTGAGCCAAATGTAGGCCTGTTTCCCTCACTCACATATTTTGCTGCTTCATAAGGCTCAAGGTTTGCAAGTGGTGGGTCCCCTTCAAGCATCTGGATTAGTTGGGAACATTATGAATTAGAACCAATTTCAAGTACTTTGAGATCTTATCTCAAATCCTTACAGAAGCAAGCATTACCTCATAAAGTATCATTGCGAAAGAGAAGACATCAACCTTCTTATCATATCTCCGGTGCTTGAAAACTTCAGGAGCCATATACCGGTCTTTTGTTTCATTTCCACACCCATAAGAagggaaaaaattattaagttttcaGTATTATAAATCGTATTTCAATATACAGAAGTTATCAGAGACACTCACAACTTCCAGTCTCTCCAGTCATTTTGTAAACATCGTGAGTATTCTGAACCTTGATGAGCTTGCTTAGTCCAAAATCTCCAACTTTTAAATTAGTATCAGATTAATTACAAAATCTGGTACatctttttaaccaaaaaacaaaaattttgataaatccggTTAAACATTGTTATCCTCTGGACAAATCAAAAATCATTCAGATAAACTACAAATCCAGTCTAAGAGATTAACCAtcaaacaatcacaaatcaaaacaaataaaacaattcaaaccctaaaaattttaccttctcagtttctctctgctctccgcctctctctgtctctcattctctccacTCCACTGTGAATCACTTGAATCACGCAAGCAACTTCATCTTCAAGCAACAGAGCAGATTCGGCGCCTCCCTCATCAGTGACAGTACAGCCGACTCGCCGCCTCTctcattctttatttctttctctgaATCTGCTCTCCGCCTCCCTCATCAGTACAGCCGTTCTGCCCGTTCACTTCATCTTCTGATCTTCAGCCGTTCACTTCATCTTCTGTTCTGATCTCCAGGTTCAGGTATaagttattaattataaatatttggttttggggTCCGGTTTGGGCCTTcaagttttggtttttgttttaatgattcagccctcttttttttttctttttttgagaaatgattcagccctttttatttaatgattctGCCGTATTTGTAATGattcagcttcttttttttttttttttttggttatagataggatgtgttttgtgtttttttgtgggtgggtattataaattaataagccTAGTGTTACagttgtgcttaaatttttgttatgcttgtgctttttattttaattttaatcttgtgtttatatatatatatatatata comes from Castanea sativa cultivar Marrone di Chiusa Pesio chromosome 3, ASM4071231v1 and encodes:
- the LOC142627221 gene encoding serine/threonine-protein kinase VIK-like, which codes for MTGETGSYRYMAPEVFKHRRYDKKVDVFSFAMILYEMLEGDPPLANLEPYEAAKYVSEGNRPTFGSKGYTPELRELTEQCWAHDMNQRPPFLDILKRLEKIKENLPNDHHWNIFNT